From the genome of Penaeus chinensis breed Huanghai No. 1 chromosome 13, ASM1920278v2, whole genome shotgun sequence:
tcattaacagatagattgctgttattatcattattattgtttcgttattgtttgtttttttcaattattcatattatctatgataataataataataataataataataataataataggaacaataatgatgattattataatgataataatgataataatcaaaataatgataataatgataataaaaataatgataatgataatgaggataatgataaagctgattattaataatgataataattatattgatgataataaacatatgactgttataatcatcattttatctatcactataattattattatgattagtgttattatggtattattatcaatatcattcctactattatcatcatcatttgcatccaattgccattatcattgttctcaatTTAACTATCAACATGCCGCCTTTTGttctttttacattattatcattaatatattttttgttactgttgctattttcatatttattgacacgcatattgttattaccatcattgaaactagtattgttattttgtaattataGTGGCAATGACAAGGTCAATATCTTGGTTTTCATCACCATAtttgctattgctattagtattatgatcatcatattcataacaataatgattattgatatcaatattagtgATATCATTCTTGTCGTTGATGTCATGATTGTCAAtttaattaccattttcatcactgTAAAAAGTTTGGATatcaagataaaaagagagagatagaggtagagaaaaaataagacaagcaaaagagtaagaacacaataaaatatatctatatctgtctttctatcgtcTTAATAATCACTTCACTTGTCTACATATCTTCCGGTCCGTCTCTCTGCATACCTAACAATCCGCTTATTAGCTTCCCTAAATATCATGCATGAATTATGtataatgttttatgtatatgtttgtagtaTAAAAAAGTGTTGCACGCCATGTATGTGAGTAATGTATTGTATAATTtcttatagtgataatgaaggaGTTATAGTGCCGTAAAAAGTGAAATTAATTAGCGAAACTCATTGAAAAGAATAGTTGATGATGTGTatgtgaaaagaaaacgaagaaacatTGTGTTGTGAGCACCTTGGGAAAAGAATGGATAACGGAACAAGATGTTAGTCCATGTTgctacattgtcattatcatgccaATGTAGCGATTCTAAATGCCGTTTTCATGTTTACGAGGAAAACAAATGTTTAGTATGCAAcgtatttatccatgtatattGACAATAAAGTTAGTATCTATTCACTTATATTAACAACAGAGTTTCTTTGAGTTTAAGGGGGAGACAGGTATTATGTACATGGTGTGCTTGTTGAGTCTCAGGATATTGATCATTATTCGAACGTGATTCCCTGGGCCCTTTGCTCTTCCGCGATCTCAAGAAGTCTGTGGacgtgaggggggagaggaggggggacgggcAGGAGGTCGGAGGAGGGCTGGTAACCGTTCTCGTCAGCGACGTAAGTGAACTCAGCGACTCCTCCATCGGTCAAGGGGAAGcttcaagaaaaatatatattgaattgtTGGGAGAAATAAATTATATCTTACATGACACACTGATGCATGGAATTTTATAACATGTTGTTTTAGCATTTGATGAAACTAAATTAATTCATTCACAACATTCATTACTACATGATCATGCAGAGTATGGAATAAATCCCAGTAATTCATCATCAAACTCCATCTTGCCTGGCCATCACTTCCCGACCCCTTACCTGAAGCTTCCTTGCATGTTGCTCTGGCCCTCGGATCCAGGGGTGCCAACCTTCTGGGCGTTGATGCCGTTGCTGGTCTCGAAGCGGTACCTGAAGTTGCCGTCGCCTTGGTCCTCGCGCTCGTCCACCAGGGTCTCGGCGGTGTACTCGGGGTGCCGGTCCTGCACCTGGGGTAGCGCCGAGGCGGCCACGACACCAGCCAGGCAGACGAGGAGGGTCTGGAAAGGGTAGATTTGGCTTCCTTTGACATGCATGAATGGAGAGAAAAGATGGTATAGGTTTCGAGATATTATGAAACGCATGCGctttcacacacacctacataaacaaacagactgacagagagacatacagacagacggacatatagacagacagacagacaggcagacagacagacagacagaaagactgagaggGGGATAtcaataaatagttaaatataaataaataaatatacacatacgtaaacaaatgaacaaaaaaaggacacacacacacatatgtatatatacacatatatgtatgtatgtatatatatatatatatatatatatatatatatatatatatatatatatatacacacatacacacacatacatacacatatatgtatgttctctACGTATTCTCCACAGGTGAGATTCTGTTTCAGCTTACCAGCTTCATCGTGCTTGAATGCTTGAAAGACTGTGTTGGCCGAGAGGCGGCCAGCACGTTGTATATATACCCGGGCCTCTTAGGCGCATCGGCCACTGAATAGGAAATAATCATCTTGCGGTTGAGTCGGGGTTGCTGGGCTAATTGCAGGCTgctcagggaggaggaggaggaggcgggaaatTTCGGGAAGGCTGCGTGGGCATACACAtactcgtatgcatatatatatatatttataaatatatatatatatgtatatatatatatatatatatatatatgtgtgtgagtgtgtgtgtgtgtgtatgtgtgtgtgtgtgtgtgtgtgtgtgtgtgtgtgtgtgtgtgtgtgtgtgtatctgtatgtataactctctctctctctctctctctctctctctctctctctctctctctctatatatatatatatatatatatatatatatatatgtacacacatatatataatatagatatatatatatgtatatctgtatatctgtatatataaacatatatatatatatatatatgcatacatacatacatatatatagacatacatttacatatatgtatgtatgtgtatatatacagatatatatatatatatatatatatatatatatatatatatatatacacacacatacagatttttatacatacagatatgtttatatatagatatatacatatatacatatatatgtgtgtatatatatatttatatatatatttatatatatatacatatatatatatatatatatatatatatatatatatatatatataaacatacacacacagacacacacatatatataaacatatatatatatatttatatctatatctatatatatttatatatatatatatatatatatatatatatatatatatatatatatatatatatatatatatatacattgatccacacacacacatgtgtgtgtgtgtgttgcgtattgcacgagatgaaaggaagaaacaacAACGGAAAACTGCCAAGAGGCGCTGGGCTCCTCTTGGCTCACCAGGAGTCTTATTCATAAAGAAACCGCCAAGGCCATGGAGAGCTCTGGCGGGGAAATGcaagacagaggaaaggaaaaagaggaacgaGATGTGTACAGGATGTTAAAAAGGGAAGAGTAAAGATGCGCTTGGAAGCCTGTGCCTGTGGAGTTGGTTTTTTTTCAAGGCGTCAAATGACAATAATACGTTTGC
Proteins encoded in this window:
- the LOC125031617 gene encoding cuticle protein AMP1B-like, with the protein product MIISYSVADAPKRPGYIYNVLAASRPTQSFKHSSTMKLTLLVCLAGVVAASALPQVQDRHPEYTAETLVDEREDQGDGNFRYRFETSNGINAQKVGTPGSEGQSNMQGSFSFPLTDGGVAEFTYVADENGYQPSSDLLPVPPPLPPHVHRLLEIAEEQRAQGITFE